One genomic segment of Hordeum vulgare subsp. vulgare chromosome 2H, MorexV3_pseudomolecules_assembly, whole genome shotgun sequence includes these proteins:
- the LOC123424432 gene encoding uncharacterized protein LOC123424432, with the protein MVSLSTWFRYAAHKFEYSISLSWKKYTVGQINSTEMTDAIWKSFFQGKLTFPQWIKGGEAMAPVVAPTGGTVLVRKLATLSPKELFVGDIVLLKDPEKSDDLIVRRLAAVQGYEMVSTDEKDEPFVLDKDECWVMADNQELKAKEARDSRLFGPVPMTDIVGRVIYSLRTAVDHGPVDNSRVAMFQDSPVLAVELDVEEMVKNNKM; encoded by the exons ATGGTTTCGCTGTCGACGTGGTTCCGCTACGCCGCCCACAAGTTCGAgtactccatctccctctcctggAAG AAGTACACCGTTGGGCAGATCAACAGCACTGAGATGACCGATGCCATCTGGAAGAGCTTCTTCCAGGGCAAGCTCACCTTCCCGCAGTGGATCAAAGGGGGCGAAGCCATGGCCCCTGTCGTTGCTCCCACCGGAGGAACCGTCCTCGTCAGAAAGCTCGCTACTTTATCCCCAAA AGAACTCTTTGTTGGGGACATCGTCTTGTTGAAGGACCCAGAGAAATCCGATGATTTAATTGTCCGGCGACTGGCTGCCGTGCAAGGCTATGAGATGGTCTCTACTGATGAGAAGGATGAGCCCTTTGTACTTGACAAGGACGAATGCTGGGTCATGGCAGATAACCAAGAACTAAAGGCAAAG GAAGCTAGGGACAGCCGCTTATTTGGGCCTGTCCCTATGACTGATATTGTTGGCAGAGTCATATACTCTTTAAGAACTGCCGTCGATCATGGTCCAGTGGACAACAG CCGTGTAGCCATGTTCCAGGATTCACCTGTTTTGGCGGTAGAGCTCGACGTGGAAGAGATGGTGAAGAACAATAAAATGTAG
- the LOC123424436 gene encoding phosphoglycerate mutase-like protein 1 isoform X1, producing the protein MEASAAAALYPAHRCKNLYLVRHAQGVHNVEEKKDVVDYTLPELLDAQLTPLGWSQVDCLREHVTKCGLAKKIELVIVSPLMRTMQTAVGVFGGGNCTDGVSAPPLMVEGAENSGRQPISSLNCPPFLAVEACREQLGVLTSVKRSSITRYRTLFPAIDFSLIENDEDVLWGPDVIEANESVAARGMNLFDWLWTREEKEIAIVSHCGFLYHTLNMYGKECHPTVAEELGKSFANCELRSMVLVDRSNLGSDTSTYNFAGKIPTGLDMPSDVADKKHTEEASKN; encoded by the exons ATGGAGGCCAGCGCCGCCGCAGCTTTGTATCCCGCGCACCGATGCAAAAACTTATACCTG GTGAGGCATGCCCAGGGTGTTCACAATGTGGAAGAAAAGAAGGATGTTGTAGACTACACTTTACCTGAGCTGCTTGATGCTCAACTCACCCCTCTCGGATGGAGCCAA GTTGATTGCCTGCGAGAGCATGTGACGAAATGTGGACTAGCAAAAAAGATTGAGTTGGTTATTGTTTCCCCTCTAATGAG GACTATGCAAACTGCAGTGGGGGTCTTTGGTGGTGGGAACTGTACTGATGGAGTAAGTGCACCCCCATTAATGGTAGAAGGTGCAGAAAACAGTGGACGCCAGCCGATTTCAAGTTTGAACTGCCCACCATTCCTTGCAGTTGAGGCCTGCAGGGAGCAGTTG GGTGTTCTTACCTCTGTCAAGAGGAGCAGCATAACAAGATACCGTACTCTCTTTCCTGCCATTGATTTTTCCTTG ATAGAGAATGATGAAGATGTTCTTTGGGGACCCGATGTCATAGAAGCAAATGAGTCTGTTGCTGCCAGGGGCATGAATCTGTTTGACTG GTTATGGACCAGAGAAGAGAAAGAGATAGCTATTGTCAGCCATTGCGGTTTCTTGTATCACACCCTAAACATGTATGGCAAAGAGTGTCATCCAACCGTAGCAGAGGAACTGGGCAAGAG CTTTGCCAACTGTGAGCTCCGGTCGATGGTGCTGGTCGACAGAag TAACCTTGGATCGGATACCTCTACATACAACTTCGCTGGGAAGATACCGACCGGGCTCGATATGCCTAGCGATGTCGCAGACAAGA AGCACACTGAAGAAGCTAGCAAGAACTGA
- the LOC123424436 gene encoding phosphoglycerate mutase-like protein 1 isoform X2 produces the protein MEASAAAALYPAHRCKNLYLVRHAQGVHNVEEKKDVVDYTLPELLDAQLTPLGWSQVDCLREHVTKCGLAKKIELVIVSPLMRTMQTAVGVFGGGNCTDGVSAPPLMVEGAENSGRQPISSLNCPPFLAVEACREQLGVLTSVKRSSITRYRTLFPAIDFSLIENDEDVLWGPDVIEANESVAARGMNLFDWLWTREEKEIAIVSHCGFLYHTLNMYGKECHPTVAEELGKSFANCELRSMVLVDRSNLGSDTSTYNFAGKIPTGLDMPSDVADKKHTQ, from the exons ATGGAGGCCAGCGCCGCCGCAGCTTTGTATCCCGCGCACCGATGCAAAAACTTATACCTG GTGAGGCATGCCCAGGGTGTTCACAATGTGGAAGAAAAGAAGGATGTTGTAGACTACACTTTACCTGAGCTGCTTGATGCTCAACTCACCCCTCTCGGATGGAGCCAA GTTGATTGCCTGCGAGAGCATGTGACGAAATGTGGACTAGCAAAAAAGATTGAGTTGGTTATTGTTTCCCCTCTAATGAG GACTATGCAAACTGCAGTGGGGGTCTTTGGTGGTGGGAACTGTACTGATGGAGTAAGTGCACCCCCATTAATGGTAGAAGGTGCAGAAAACAGTGGACGCCAGCCGATTTCAAGTTTGAACTGCCCACCATTCCTTGCAGTTGAGGCCTGCAGGGAGCAGTTG GGTGTTCTTACCTCTGTCAAGAGGAGCAGCATAACAAGATACCGTACTCTCTTTCCTGCCATTGATTTTTCCTTG ATAGAGAATGATGAAGATGTTCTTTGGGGACCCGATGTCATAGAAGCAAATGAGTCTGTTGCTGCCAGGGGCATGAATCTGTTTGACTG GTTATGGACCAGAGAAGAGAAAGAGATAGCTATTGTCAGCCATTGCGGTTTCTTGTATCACACCCTAAACATGTATGGCAAAGAGTGTCATCCAACCGTAGCAGAGGAACTGGGCAAGAG CTTTGCCAACTGTGAGCTCCGGTCGATGGTGCTGGTCGACAGAag TAACCTTGGATCGGATACCTCTACATACAACTTCGCTGGGAAGATACCGACCGGGCTCGATATGCCTAGCGATGTCGCAGACAAGAAGCACACTCAGTGA
- the LOC123424435 gene encoding phosphoglycerate mutase-like protein 1, with protein MAEASAVAALYPAHRCKTVYLVRHAQGLHNAEEEKDVVDYTLPALLDAQLTPLGWSQVDCLREHVTKCGLAKKIELVIVSPLMRTLQTAVGVFGGGSCTDGESTSPLLMVEGAENSGRQPISSLNCPPFLALEACREQLSVLTSDKRSSITRYRTLFPAIDFSLIENDEDVLWGPDVIEPNESVAARGMNFFDWLWTREEKEIAIVSHCGFLYHTLNMYGKECHPTVAEELGKSFANCELRSMVLVDRSNLGSDTSTYNFAGKIPTGLDMPSDVADKKQAEEASKN; from the exons ATGGCGGAGGCCAGCGCCGTCGCAGCCCTGTATCCCGCGCACCGATGCAAAACCGTGTACCTG GTGAGGCATGCCCAGGGTCTTCACAACGCGGAAGAAGAGAAGGATGTTGTAGACTACACTTTACCTGCGCTGCTTGATGCCCAACTCACCCCTCTGGGCTGGAGCCAA GTTGATTGCCTGCGAGAGCATGTGACGAAATGTGGACTAGCAAAAAAGATTGAGTTGGTTATTGTTTCCCCTCTAATGAG GACTCTGCAGACTGCAGTGGGGGTCTTTGGCGGTGGAAGCTGTACTGATGGAGAAAGTACATCACCATTACTGATGGTAGAAGGTGCAGAAAACAGTGGGCGTCAGCCTATTTCAAGTTTGAACTGCCCACCGTTTCTTGCACTTGAGGCCTGCAGGGAGCAGTTG AGTGTTCTTACCTCTGACAAGAGGAGCAGCATAACAAGATACCGTACTCTCTTTCCTGCCATTGATTTTTCCTTG ATAGAGAATGATGAAGATGTTCTTTGGGGACCCGATGTCATAGAACCAAATGAATCTGTTGCTGCCAGGGGCATGAATTTCTTTGACTG GTTATGGAcaagagaagagaaagagataGCTATTGTCAGCCATTGCGGTTTCTTGTATCACACCCTAAACATGTATGGTAAAGAGTGTCATCCAACCGTAGCAGAGGAACTGGGCAAGAG CTTTGCCAACTGTGAGCTCCGGTCGATGGTGTTGGTCGACAGAag TAACCTTGGATCGGATACCTCTACATACAACTTCGCGGGGAAGATACCGACCGGGCTTGATATGCCTAGCGATGTGGCAGACAAGAAGCAGGCTGAAGAAGCTAGCAAGAACTGA